ACGGACGGATATCCGTGTCTTCCTTGCGCACGAGACTGAACTGAGGACACCTCACCTCCCGTTCGAAATGGAACATGGAGAAGCGGACACGGATTGAAGCGACCAGATAAGCGTCACTCGTAAAACTCAATTTAAATTTACTAAACCGTTCCTTCCAAAGGGATCCgggcggatggatggatggcctgCAGCAtcctctcgctcgcaccgtACAAGGCGCAGACTCGCGGTCTCTCCAGAGAGATTGTATCTTCGCGCTGGTGTATTGGCCGCGCACGCTCGTTCACTCGccgagcatgtgtgtgtgtgtctgtgtgtgcaagaGGTGGGTCGGACTGTCGTATGATTTATGTGTGGCTGGCTGAGTGCTTCTACTGGTGCCATCGCGGTGCTACTGAATTTTCCCATCGAACCATCGAGGGAAATTCTCCGAAAGAGACAAtcacaacaaccaccatcaccaacatccACGGACAGCATCTTGGGGTGGCGCGTAACATGATGAGGTGGATGCCGCCAGCAGCCGTACAAGGGAGTGGTGGAGTCGACAAGAGCACAAGAGCATTGCGCGAGCATaactcctccttttttttcagcGGTAAACGCAAGCGAGTCGAgcatttcgattcgtttccaATGTGTGTCTTTCTCTCCTCCGGAAGCGATCCAGTTTGCAAGATATCCCGCAGCTGTGGTCGGTCCCCTTCGCTTACTTTCTCGACCGTGCGCCGCTCGGTTCCTAATATGGACACTGGACGGGTCAGTTGGTTAGTTCGGGCGGCGCTCGCTGTAGTTCATTTCGGCGCTGTTGCATTCAAACGGTGGCTTTAAGCAATAAAGATAAGCTGGGGAAATAAGCATGCAATCTTAGGAGAGGAGAAGTTTTTGCCTTTTAATCACGCTAAAAGTATATTTTACGATATTTCAGTAAGTAGTAAATCTATCGATTGCTCTACTAACAATGAACAAATGTGCAATGTTATTTCATAATTCTATACAAATCGTTTAGATTTGGGAATTTTGCTTTAGTGAagaatatttcaatatttgtgATAAGCAATAGCATCATCTGTAATTCTTAAGGGGTTGATACAATAGTAGATACAATCCTATACGGACTCCAAAATCAAAGCACAGTCGATACAGTCGATGCACTTTTTGTAGTGACTGTTGTATCTTCATGATTGATCATTTAAAATGTAAACAACGATATGCTTTTGTTGTATAATTACTTTCTTAAGTATTTTAAGATATTTCaatcttttgatttttgagTCTGTTCCAACTTCCAACATATAGCAGAAATGAGAGTTTTTGCGATGCTGCTAAAATTAATCATTTATCATAATTACTTTCAACAAATCTATCTACCTATCTACAACTacaaatctaaaaaaaaactagctgAAGGTGCAATACTCATAATGAGTATATTAAAAAGTGTGTTCCAAAGATAAAAAGATCCGTTCTgtagtttttaattaaaacaagtTTTGGGCAGACTATTGTCTTGTACGCCACATGATTTTTCAAGCTATTGCATCTGCGTCAATGTTATCCCGATTAATTATTAGTTTTTTGCACAATATTCTGCAAGAACCTTATTcagaaaatgttaaaattaaTTGCCAAAAAAACCATAGTTTACTTTAGAACATAGTTTTACTTTAATCGCTTTGTGCTACACAAGATATTGATAAGATTAATCATAATTGCAACATCATTAATGTTAATCAAATTGTGATTCAGATGATTCATAGAAAATACTgataaacaaaaccattatCGTTGCTGATCGCTTGCTGATTTTCGGTCTAAATGTAATGACCAGCATCAATAGAAGAAACCCACGCCTGGAATTAGCATATTATGACTTATTGGACGACTGCACGGCAATGCGAAGCGTTGGTTTTGTCTTAAAAATCCTTCATTCTGACACCAACCATCAACCGTTACCTATCGTAGTAGAGAGTAGTCGCTATACCATGCCAATGACATTTCGTTCgccaatcaaatcaattcaatGTGTTCGGTCGAACACCTTCGGTTCCGTGGTTCGGCGCTATTCCAGCGTATGATGCTAATGGTGCACCACCACACGACGGTAATCCTCGGGACGATTGTAGAACATTATGAACAGCGCGACAGTAATCGTGGCAGCATGATTTCGATCGGAATCGTTACCACCCGTCCGTTGGCCGATTATGGTAGGTCATTAGGCGATGAGATACGATCGAGACTCCAGGCCAGGACCAGGCCAGCGAGTCAGGATTGGTCCCGGTTCTCCGCCGTGCAATATAATGATCGACGCAGTCACCGCAATCGGTGCACACAATcgaccaaacaccaccaccctgatTGGCAGCACACTCCTCTTTGACAACCAACGAAACATTGCGATGGTGGAATTGGAATGGTTTTGCACgatacgatcatcatcatcatcatcatcgacggtaTTCACATGGTGGCAACAGCCAGCTGGTAGAAATCTCACCATCGATGGTGAAGGTGTTAATAATCTTGTAAAATATTCATAGActccttttcccccttcccaaGGGACTCTTAGGGCGTAGAGAGTAACGCTTCGGTCGCCGGGGAACGTGACACTGTTGCAGTCAGTAAAACAATTTCCACCATTATTTCCAACAAAACCGTTTGCGTGGTCAGAATGTTACAAAATGTGCTTGTAAACATTGGACCGCAGGCATGCAAAGAAGGCCagtaattatttcattttatgacACGCCATCAAGCTTTACCCCCGGTACATCGATGAGTCTGATAGTAGCAATGGCAacggcaatggcggtggtgtgCGCCTGTCGATTGCTCGTTGCTGATGACGATAGAAGACACCATTGATTGCTCgcgaaccatcaccaccaaccattccCAGACATTCCGCGCTACTCGCTACCCGCGGCGTCCCGGGTGCAAGGACATGGATGCAGTAAAACAGAAGACCAACAGGGAGAACCGCGGTCTATGCTGCGGTCTCTAGTCCGCTGCAGCGACCTCGGTACGAAAAAGGGcctaattaaaataatttgtaCTCAGTACTTTCAATTTACATACATTCCTTGTTCGCGGTCCGGGTTGATGGTGTGGGGCTATCTAGGAGTCGATTAAAGTTGCATTGACCTTAGGATCGACCGGGGCGTGATTGGTAACGGACTGGACCGGACCCTGGCATTGTGCACCTGTTTTGCCAATCACCAATTAATCCCTCTGCATGGCGAAGCGttcaccattttgttgttttgcggttttattgtttttcgagGGTTCGCAACACTCATAATGGGAGACTGTTGAAGGTCCTTTGATTGTGCTATTGGCCCAGGAATGGTCGTCAAGTGCAACTCTGATACTGCGTTTGGATTATTTGGTGTTGATCAAGGTGTTCTTTGTCCTTTATCGCTCTTTAGTAGCTGCAAATACTGATGTATTGAGTGAATTGAAAAACACATTCCTGTTCATGTAGCAGATGTTAAGTTAAGATCTACACTTTGTTTGATGTCTTTTTATTGTACAATCGGTGTAGATTCCCTAACGGTCTAACGATCATTTTTAAAGGAAGCTGATCAGAGTGTTTTACACTCAGTCAAACGTTGCTTTTCATTGCTGtttctggtgttggtggaaactCAGAATTCTGAACATTAATTGACACTAAAATATGATTTAGAGTTTCGACACCAAAACattattttgtgtttaaaGTGACCACAAATGCTTCGATTTAACAAAACGCGTGAGAAAAACGCATTTCTGAAAGTAAAAGGAAGCAGCATGCATTTCGACAGAAAGCAAAGGGAAATGTATGGAACACATTTGACCAGAAATCTATTAACGTGGACGCTGAGTAACATTACTGCTTTGGAGAGTTACAGAGAACGGACGCACACTCTCTATCAACTGCCATTAGACATTCCAGAACGGTTTATTGTATTTTCTCCGCAAACATTTCAACTTATTTCCCCAAAGCCTACCTTCTAAGAAAATAGCAGCAAAGATAACGAtattcaccaccacctccacgaGGGCACATTCCTGCTCTCGAAGCATTCGGATTCTTTTGGAGAAAAGATTGATTTCGACGACCGCATCGCGCGAACCGGTAGTTAAACGGTGGAACCAAAGTGGAAAACTGGCAGCGCAAATCGGTAACGCCGGCCTACCGATAAGCCCTACATGCCACCGGGCCACCAGTCGGTCGTTTGCCAAGGAAAGAATGCGTTTTCTACCGGGAAATTAATGTCCCATGGCGATCAGATTTAACTCACTTTTCGTATAATCCCTTAAACACGGGAGGTTGCTCCTTCAGAAAGGTATCGCAGGGTCCTCGTTTGAAACTAAGAATTCCAAGTTTTTCCATTACTCCTGATTCGAGTACCGCACGCTCCGTTGTTTGAAGTGGCTGTTCCGATTGTTCGCTTCTAATCTAAATGGTCGAATCGACACCCGAATGACCCCCACGGAACGTCGCAGGTTTCgtgggtttgttttgtttccaattttcccgaCAATAAAGCACGCTTCGCCATTTGCCAATATCGTAAAGCGGCCGGCCGGATTTATAGCATCCGGTTGGTACCCAGCCCCGGGGAGGCCAGGGATCATAAATAGTGTTCGCGGCCCGGAACCACCTCCCGCACCTCCCGGTGGGGCTAGGAGCGAGTGTTCGGGTGTCCTGCTGCTTGGCAGGTGCTGAGTAGCTAGCGACTTTAATAATTGTGGCCTTATGATTGATGCGGTTTCGGTGCCGGCGCACCGAAGGAGAAGACGGATCGTTTCAACGCCGCACCACGTCCGCGTAAATGCGACAAAACAGGATTTATTGGTGCAATTTCGCGGTCAGGTCCGGAGGTTGCGATATGGTTGCTACATGCTTATGATTTCCATAATGGACACCCCCGGGTGCCCTCGCCGGGGAGCGGAACCCCAAAGACCGTGCGCCCGGCGTTCCGTGAGTACGCGTCGTTTCGGTTCCCAGACGAAACCGCGAGGGAGAGTTGCAGCTGATAAGCTTCGTCGCACGGTGCTGGGCTCAAAATTTATGGAACGGCCATATAATGAATGACCATTACAACATCGACTTGCATCCCGGTCCCGTCCGTGGTCCGGTCCTTTATGCTGGTGCTTGCCAGTTGAATTGCATGTAACCAATTTTCGATCGAGCAAAGGCAACGGGATTAGGGGCCATAAAAGGTGCGCTCTCGTCTCATCCACTCAacctctttttccctttcttctcaTTTCCCTTTTCTACAGCAAGTGGCCACGCCGACGGTGGTGAAGAAAATCTTGCGCTTCAAGCAGGAAAACCCGGGCATGTTCGCGTGGGAAATCCGCGATCAGCTACTCAGCCAGCGGATATGCGACCCCAACACGATACCGTCGGTCAGCTCCGTCAACAGGATACTCCGGAATGGGGGCATGTGGACCGACGATATGACTTCCAATGGTGAGTgaaggttgcagcagcagcagcagcaacagcaacggatTTATGATTCTCGCGTTAGGTGCATGCATCGTGCACGCTTGGTTATACGGTTCGAGGAGGTGCTAAGTGTGCAATTTGGCTCCGTTACAGTCCGCGATTCGAGGCACGATGCTACAAAGTGTAGCTTGATGAGGCACACATTGTAAAGTAGCATGGAGCGTAGAGtagatttttatttaaatgattattttattGTAGTTAATACGTTTAGTTTTCTGGTTTCGTCCGATGAATATAATTGATTGAGGGAATTTAGAAATCCAAACTAAGTTACTTTGATCAACTCTCCATTAGTAGTTGAGTCACAAAATTGCAAGCAAAGTAAATAGAGATATCATTTATTGATCGCAATCGATACAACTTATTCTCACGATACGAAGCGAAGATAAACACTTTTTTACGTAAATGCCATTGAAGAAGACGTACGGACTTGCAGCGAACAAGTTTGCTCCGTTTTCGACTAATTACCTCCATCTTGATGCGAATATCTCGCGCCGCTCGCTTGTGTATGAGTGAAAGTGGATGAAGCTCGCACCGTAAGGATTGATGCCCATCAACGTTCGATGACAGCCGGCACGCAATTGGTGCTACCACGACTACCGAGAGTACACTTATCATTAGCAGCTTATCGCTTCATCGTCGTGCCAAATTTTAACAACATTATCACCACACCCaatccaagaaaaaaaacatacgtCCAAGCTCCCCTGTCTGCCTTTCCACGGTCTGCATGTCCGCCAAAAATTGACAAATTTGTTGACATTAAAACTGCTCATTACGACGCCctgaaggggagggggggacagTATGTGGACTgctaattaaatttgcataattcatcATGAGCACCACCTCCCGTCCGAActcccaaaaagggaaagcacCCCTTCGCTTCGTAAGGACTGCACTCCTTTCAGACGTAAGGTGGTGCCctcttttcactctctctctctatctgtctttgtctttctctttgtccCGCTCCTTCCTTTTACCAAAAGCAGATGTTCAGTGAGTGCGCGAAGCATTAACGAAGACATCATCATTTCGCTGATCACCATGATCAACcggacatcgtcgtcgtcgtcgtcatcgtcgtccagcCGCTCGTTCCAAATCACTTACGCCAATGATGACCGGCATAACCGGCGCGAGACCTGGCGTGCCTCAAATTTGCTTTAACTGCGCCGCAATTGGCCGCAATTGTCGAAAGAGGGTGTAGCACTTGGGACTCACTCGACACGAGCCACTCATCTGGAACGCTGCCAGCTGGCACGAGTCCTTTACGCTGTGAACCGGCCACATATCCTTCGTCGGTTCGTCCTCCTGGACGTTAATGGACAAGTACGGACACGTAAAGTGCGCGCGATGTAATCATTCAATGAGCACATTTATGCCCCTTTTTCTTGGCTTCTTGGCCTCTTGGCGGCGTCGTGCGCACTGTTTTCGCACTGTCCCCGGTGGGGCTCTGGCACTCCGTCTTGGTGGACGAAGGCGCTCGGAagattggttggttgcaatTTGATAATTACGCACCGATAGGACGATGCGAAGTTATGTTTTGGTCCTGAGTACGTCGCCTTATGTTCGATCGTATCGtcctcgatcgctcgctcgcggatATTTTATTAGCTCACTTAATCACTACTCACGTGTTCAGCAGATCCTTGGGCACACCTTGGAGTCGCACTATGTTTCTTTTGATGCAACAGATCTTGAGCAAAGGGGAAAGAACTGCTCAGGATGCGCACGAGTGGACCCCCCATAATTGGTGCTTCCTTACCCGACTGGCCTCGACATGGAAGGTGGCCACCATTGTGGGTTTTTTCCCCACCTTTTAGTCTTTCCACCGATATTATCGTGCTTACCAGCTGTGTGCAAACAATAAGACAGGATAACAATTCCAGTcaaaaatccaacaccacTCAAGTTATAGTACAATCAACAATTCACTCGGGTTACCCATTTATAACACAACtaatgaggagaagcaaaagctgaacccattgtaaatcaacctcgattactatcaattattatcagaataaacgtaattttcggaaaaaaaaaaaaaaaaccagctgtgtgctgtggggtgatggatgatggtgcgaAAAGAAGGCGCGATTTCGGCGGGTGCCGTCCTTTTATTATGAGTTTATGCAAAATTCATTTCTTGCACCTAcccgaggatgaggatgatgcaaatgatgagAGGAGATTTCAGCAGGATGGTGGTCCGTCTAGCTGTCGACAAGGTGCGAGATTTGATGCTGCTAATGTTGGGTTATCACCGTGCCGACCAGTTTGGCCTATATTTAAAGGGAACGTTTCGAGGTTTAGGGATGCGAATTAAACGAACCAATGTGCAATTTTAGCAGAATAAAAACCGGGGGTTGGGTTAAAAGTAGGTGTAGTGTTGTCTAGTGTAAAGGTGGTTAGCTTTTCTTGTCGTTGCCTTTTGTTGATGTAGTATGCTAAGTTTCATAATATTAAAATGGTAAAATCAGTGAATTTTCTTCAAAGCACGtatattaaaatgaaaaactttaattgtaataattataaatataaaaacaaaaacgaaatttattcttttaacatttatttattatagTTCAGTTTGTATattgttctttttatttttttttgtaaatataAGAGAATGGGGTTGCCGTATCCTTCTCTTATTATAGAAGAGTCTTACTATGACTTAAGGAAATTGATAAACTTTAGTACGAAAAGTAATAAAGTGGGTTAATTTTAAGGGCCCCAAAATCTTATTTATGAGTGATATTGAAATCGAACGATTTTGTATCAAACAGCAAAATCTAAACTATctatttttgaaattgaaactgCATTTGCGCGCTGAAAATGATAGGAGCTAGCGCAATATACAAAATTGCTACGTAGAGGAAAAaactggaagaagaaaaaaattaagcaaCAGTTTAGAACAATcatctgattttttttttgtatcgtAGGAAATCTTCAATTTCGAAGACAGTTGATAAAGCTGCACTCTCACGCTTAAAATGCACTCAAATTAGAATGATTGGTGAGATTTAAAAGATTAGTTGGTTATccccttttttcaatttcctagAACAAACTACGAATAAATATGACAATGAATTCGCTTagaatttttttaaataaactacgaaaaaaataatttactttatttttcaACCTAAAATAACTCGTACCTTCTCCTTTTCTATTTCCAGAACAAATGCTGCGTGAATCATCGCATTCGACGGCGGCGTACATGCAGTCGAAAACAATGGCACATCCACTATACAGTCAAACGCTTGAGCAGCACCAGGCACTGCTCAGTCAGTATCGGTACAGCATGGCGGCCGTCTCGCCGGAGCATGCCAACAAACCGGTTGCTCATCCACACCCGCATcacccgcaccagcaccagcaccatcatcatgctcacaccaaccatcacactcacacgcaccaTCCTCATCAGTCACCGTACGGACCTGGAGGTCCCCTCAATCAATCCGCTGGAGGAGCGATACCCGTCCAACGGACGGcggccatcaacatcatccaaCACGAGGGTCATCTGACCTCGTCGGGGAAATCCTCTGACCAACAGCTACCCCAACATCCACCGCATGCCATTCACCATCAGCAATCACTTGCTCCCAGTAAACCGTCCCCGGCAGTCAGCCTTCCGGATCTTAGCTCCCCAAAAGGAGCTGACTCCAAGAGTGAACCCTCGTCTTCGACTCGCTCCACACCAACCAGCACTccaacatcgtcgtcggctcCCGCCGCTACCGGTGCCACCCAGATGCCAGCGGGCTACCTTCCGAAGCACTGGATCTGGAACACCGGCCTGTTCTATGCGGCCAATCGAGGTGTCCCCGTGACTGGAAGTGGTACGGATGCCTCTTCGATGGCGGCtgcaacggcagcggcggctgcggcggcggctgctgcagctgcagcttttCCCCATGGATATTTCACCTACGGTAACCCTTTCGGTTCGAGCGGAAACTTTGCTGCTCATATGGAGGCCGGAAGTCTGAGGAGCGACACCACTGCCTCGAATGCGTCCTCCTCGCCTGTGCAGATCACCGACGTACACAGTGACGATTCCTCCGACAATCATGATGATCTTAGAGTAGGTTCAAGTCAATTGCAGAACACTAGTCCGCAATCCTATCAAAATTGATGCAAAGATATTAACAACATTTTCGATCTTCCCAATAGGCCGCCATGTCAAAGAAGCGCAATCCTTACTCCATCGAGGAGCTACTGAAGAAACCCGAGAGCAAGAAGCAAAAGATGGACGGTGTGACCATCACCTGTGTTGCTGCTCCCGCGAACAAAGGCACGGCGGGATTGCTCGACGACAAGTACTATCCATCATCTCCGTCCATTTCACCGACCAAGTCCTGTGCTTCTCCACCAATTCTGAGCGTT
The sequence above is a segment of the Anopheles darlingi chromosome 2, idAnoDarlMG_H_01, whole genome shotgun sequence genome. Coding sequences within it:
- the LOC125959443 gene encoding paired box pox-neuro protein produces the protein MTSEGQAGVNQLGGVFVNGRPLPDIVRRRIVELALMGVRPCDISRQLLVSHGCVSKILTRFYETGSIRPGSIGGSKTKQVATPTVVKKILRFKQENPGMFAWEIRDQLLSQRICDPNTIPSVSSVNRILRNGGMWTDDMTSNEQMLRESSHSTAAYMQSKTMAHPLYSQTLEQHQALLSQYRYSMAAVSPEHANKPVAHPHPHHPHPGGAIPVQRTAAINIIQHEGHLTSKPSPAVSLPDLSSPKGADSKSEPSSSTRSTPTSTPTSSSAPAATGATQMPAGYLPKHWIWNTGLFYAANRAAAAAAAAAAAAFPHGYFTYGNPFGSSGNFAAHMEAGSLRSDTTASNASSSPVQITDVHSDDSSDNHDDLRAAMSKKRNPYSIEELLKKPESKKQKMDGVTITCVAAPANKGTAGLLDDKYYPSSPSISPTKSCASPPILSVPVGPGRSKSSTDCRSSSSPCSVGEESEATSIVSAVVRSKINDTSDTNINIEICD